From the genome of Malus domestica chromosome 04, GDT2T_hap1, one region includes:
- the LOC103434254 gene encoding uncharacterized protein — protein sequence MWCVGALDSKTITPSASFPLAGAASRSPTNSLASLHFHGASRRPCPPSAVSLSYHSSFGPKLSTKKTLSFRCYAALTPELKNTLDKVVTSHKVVLFMKGTKDFPQCGFSNTCVQILRSLNAPFETINILENELLRQGLKEYSSWPTFPQLYIEGEFFGGCDITVDAYKSGELQELLEKAMCS from the exons ATGTGGTGTGTTGGGGCCTTGGACTCAAAAACCATAACTCCGTCTGCCTCTTTTCCTCTCGCTGGAGCTGCGAGCAGATCCCCCACCAATTCCCTCGCTTCACTCCACTTCCACGGTGCCTCTCGGCGTCCCTGCCCTCCTTCCGCCGTCTCTCTTTCATATCACTCGTCCTTCGGACCCAAGCTCTCTACGAAGAAGACCCTCTCATTCCGATGCTACGCCG CATTAACTCCGGAGCTGAAGAACACATTGGACAAAGTTGTTACTTCACACAAAGTGGTTCTTTTTATGAAGGGAACAAAGGATTTTCCACAATGTGGTTTTTCAAACACTTGCGTACAGATATTGAGGTCTTTGAATGCACCGTTCGAAACAATAAACATACTAGAAAATGAACTTCTGCGCCAGGGATTGAAGGAGTACTCGAGTTGGCCAACATTTCCTCAACTCTACATTGAAGGAGAGTTTTTCGGAGGCTGTGACATCACTGTTG ATGCATATAAAAGCGGGGAGTTGCAGGAACTATTGGAGAAGGCAATGTGCTCGTAA
- the LOC103434255 gene encoding uncharacterized protein isoform X2, which yields MHFLLSMFNILFYFKSKRKEIWGGQLKLPKRTRGTWQDIIGLSRWQTLRWVRLYCLMSSDRRKYDDRLTREEPTHDQTPITVEANLNEERDFRTLCLSLSLSLEGLRNSWNLIQFFDNMSLTQFAMVEELASLVKDNLTCKHLILSVEESLVDFLQSDTSGVLELEPMNSYNRLLLHRLADIFGFSHESVGEGEDRHLILERCPETSIPSILVGDILWQYDEPSSPTTSHLLLKRTESPPVLRTKPPLLQHSLEEREAAYLAARERIFSRDLGEVNESVRQKPRSDPVVARRMIAHALGQRISPSSQGSPHEDCKASGGQTDELRVQGNVVDEADLTAESFQHTVSLSNRDMNSRGEVKNNHRSNRGPALTRSEKKTSQKQGDNNGRSGHGVDEEYIKREQVGAAKRMFANALGMRSGKNSSLSKCSEIKHDSTE from the exons ATGCATTTTTTGCTTTCCATGTTCAacattctcttttattttaagagcaaaagaaaagaaatttgggGCGGGCAATTGAAATTACCAAAAAGGACAAGAGGTACGTGGCAGGATATCATTGGTTTGTCACGTTGGCAGACCCTGAGATGGGTAAGACTATATTGCTTAATGTCCTCCGACAGACGCAAGTACGACGATAGATTGACAAGGGAGGAACCAACCCACGACCAAACACCCATCACCGTTGAAGCAAATCTCAACGAGGAGAGAGATTTTCgtactctctgtctctctctgtctctctctctagagGGACTGAGAAATTCCTGGAATTTGATTCAATTCTTCGACAACATGAGTTTGACCCAGTTCGCCATG GTTGAGGAATTGGCTTCTCTTGTCAAAGACAATCTTACGTGCAAGCATCTTATTCTCTCAGTGGAAGAGTCCTTGGTGGACTTCCTTCAGAGTGATACCAG TGGGGTCTTGGAGTTGGAACCAATGAACTCATACAACCGTCTTCTGTTGCATCGTCTTGCAGATATATTTGG GTTTTCCCATGAATCTGTTGGTGAAGGAGAGGACCGGCACTTAATTTTGGAGCGCTGCCCAGAGACATCAAT ACCTTCTATCCTTGTTGGTGATATTTTGTGGCAGTATGATGAGCCCAGTTCTCCAACAACTTCACACCTGTTATTAAAGAGGACCGAAAGCCCCCCAG TGTTGAGAACAAAACCACCTTTACTCCAACATTCACTTGAGGAGAGAGAAGCAGCTTATTTGGCTGCTCGAGAGCGAATATTTTCAAGAGACTTGGGCGAGGTAAACGAATCTGTCAGGCAGAAGCCACGTAGTGATCCTGTTGTTGCCCGCCGGATGATAGCGCATGCACTAGGCCAGAGAATCAGTCCATCCAGTCAGGGTTCTCCTCACGAGGATTGCAAAGCTTCTGGAGGGCAGACTGATGAATTACGTGTTCAAGGCAATGTTGTAGATGAGGCTGATTTGACCGCAGAATCTTTTCAGCATACAGTCTCCCTTTCGAACAGAGATATGAACTCACGTGGTGAAGTGAAAAACAACCACCGTAGTAATCGTGGCCCAGCTCTTACCCGAAGTGAAAAGAAGACATCCCAGAAACAAGGTGACAATAATGGAAGAAGTGGACATGGTGTAGATGAGGAATACATCAAAAGGGAGCAGGTGGGAGCAGCAAAGAGGATGTTTGCTAATGCCTTGGGAATGCGTTCAGGGAAGAATAGTTCTCTCTCGAAATGCAGCGAGATAAAGCATGATAGCACGGAGTAA
- the LOC103434251 gene encoding ATP-dependent RNA helicase DEAH13, protein MELCLGDGGVDSNALVLPAKRRNKRKGTNQECGKPNKRRKAPTVSKSQRRRLKKLEGSGKPNKSKAPMVSKSQQRKLKKLEDEKEKALSISKSIEALEKYELPEAAYSLLQSSKNIGKVESKKEKRQKAVLFSKAGFEAFMTDPQPFNKVDSDQTSSESEPEVEKTQSRRDIGKNDLVQSKILQKEIQKKTSFSLDSSQGQVCGRGQGVNGGTAAASSVITNAISNKLEMSLQQDTNISPTSCVNGDNEISKTDHIKETPKANVSRVSKSSISPALRPLISPTIVHVSRPEEVENTRKDLPIIMMEQEVMEAVNDHSTVIICGETGCGKTTQVPQFLFEAGFGSSSSSVRSGIIGVTQPRRVAVLATAKRVAYELGLHLGKEVGFQVRYDKRIGESCSIKFMTDGILLRELQNDFLLKRYSVIVLDEAHERSLNTDILIGMLSRVIRTREERYAEQQKEMLSGRTISPDQRIFPLKLVLMSATLRVEDFISGKKLFHDPPPVIEVPTRQFPVSIHFSKRTKEKDYIEQAYKKVLAIHKRLPRGGILVFVTGQREVEYLCQKLRRASKAQIIKTSKGDNRSDASAVSEINSAEEIDMKEINEAFEIHGSSEGHQTDRFSSIDEDQYDIDEDELDASYDSETGSELESFGEDGDSLFHDIPENDSNVSEVLGEEGGIASLKAAFEALAGKTSLNSNSDVKEPISDTVDSCYNPPNPSMGKKCRFEDNNSPGALHVLPLYAMLPAAAQLHVFEEVKEGERLVVVATNVAETSLTIPGIKYVVDTGKEKVKNYNSSSGMETYEVQWISKASAAQRAGRAGRTGPGHCYRLYSSAAYSNIFPDFSLAEISKVPVDGVVLLMKSMNIDKVSNFPFPTPPDGAALDEAERCLKILQALDKGGRLTPLGRAMAHYPMSPRHSRMLLTVIQVLSKKKSSGANLVLAYAVAAAAALSLSNPFVRQFEDSHKESHELNEDGNIKVIDKLEKLGRKKLKETVKMFREKFSNPSSDALSVAFALQCYELAESPVEFCNANGLHPKTMEEMSKLRKQLLQLVFNQSGVCGGENDFSWTFGSREDVEHVWRVSHGKNPLSLYEEELLRQAICAGWADRVAKRIRGSSVSSEGDRKVHAVRYQACLLKERVFLHRWSSVSNSAPEFLVYSELIQTRRPYMHGVTSVKTEWLVEYARSLCTFSAPPTDTKPYYEPLNDRVLHYVIPAFGPHLWELPLHADPIEDHKDRVSVFAYGLLNGQVLPCLRCVVESMAAPPATVLRPEAAGQARVGNLLAKLRVKKIDSCAMLRKVWKENPSELKTEMLDWFQESFRRKYFETLWSQMHVEVLLEPQERFPKTRRRGEQK, encoded by the exons ATGGAACTCTGCTTGGGAGATGGCGGGGTAGATAGCAACGCCCTCGTATTGCCAGCCAAGAGAAGGAACAAAAGGAAGGGCACCAATCAG GAGTGTGGAAAACccaataaaagaagaaaagcgcCAACGGTTAGCAAATCCCAGCGGAGGAGGCTCAAGAAGTTGGAG GGGAGTGGAAAACCCAATAAATCAAAAGCACCAATGGTTAGCAAATCCCAGCAGAGGAAGCTGAAGAAGTTGGAG GATGAGAAGGAAAAAGCCCTTTCAATCTCCAAAAGCATTGAGGCCTTAGA GAAATATGAGCTTCCAGAGGCTGCATATTCTCTTCTGCAGTCTTCAAAGAATATTGGCAAG GTTGAGTCTAAAAAGGAGAAACGTCAGAAGGCCGTACTATTTTCCAAAGCTGGCTTTGAAGCTTTCATGACTGACCCCCAACCATTTAACAAGGTAGATAGTGACCAAACTTCTAGTGAAAGTGAACCTGAGGTAGAAAAAACTCAATCAAGGCGGGATATTGGCAAGAATGACCTGGTGCAGTCGAAGATATTACAAAAAGAAATCCAAAAGAAGACATCTTTTTCATTGGACTCATCTCAGGGTCAAGTTTGTGGCAGAGGGCAAGGCGTCAATGGCGGAACTGCTGCTGCCTCATCAGTTATTACAAATGCTATTAGCAACAAACTTGAAATGTCTTTGCAACAAGATACAAACATTTCTCCCACTTCATGTGTGAATGGTGATAATGAAATATCAAAGACG GACCACATAAAAGAGACACCAAAAGCAAATGTCAGCAGGGTGAGTAAATCATCAATTTCTCCTGCACTGAGGCCTCTAATTTCCCCAACCATAGTCCATGTATCAAGACCTGAGGAAGTTGAAAACACAAGGAAGGATCTCCCTATAATAATGATGGAGCAGGAGGTAATGGAGGCTGTTAATGACCATTCCACTGTTATTATATGTGGAGAGACTGGTTGTGGTAAAACCACCCAAGTTCCTCAG TTTCTTTTTGAAGCTGGCTTTGGTTCTAGCTCCTCTTCTGTACGAAGTGGTATAATTGGTGTTACTCAACCTCGCCGTGTGGCAGTCCTTGCTACTGCTAAGCGTGTGGCATATGAGCTTGGTCTTCATTTAGGTAAAGAGGTTGGGTTTCAAGTTAGGTATGACAAAAGGATTGGTGAAAGTTGCTCCATCAAATTCATGACAGATGGAATATTACTACGGGAACTTCAG aATGACTTTTTGTTGAAGCGATACTCTGTCATAGTTCTTGATGAGGCTCATGAGCGGAGCTTGAACACCGACATACTTATTGGAATGCTTTCACGTGTAATTCGTACTCGCGAG GAAAGATATGCAGAGCAGCAAAAAGAAATGCTTTCAGGAAGAACTATAAGTCCTGATCAACGGATTTTTCCATTGAAACTTGTTCTGATGAGTGCCACCTTGCGAGTGGAAGACTTCATTTCTGGTAAAAAGCTTTTTCATGATCCCCCACCAGTTATAGAAGTTCCCACCAGACAGTTTCCTGTATCCATTCACTTCTCAAAGAGAACTAAGGAAAAGGATTATATTGAGCAAGCATATAAAAAAGTCTTGGCAATTCACAAGAGGCTGCCACGTGGGGGCATACTTGTCTTTGTCACTGGGCAGAGGGAAGTAGAGTACTTGTGCCAAAAACTGCGTAGAGCTTCAAAGGCACAGATTATAAAAACATCTAAAGGAGATAACAGGAGTGATGCCAGTGCAGTTTCTGAGATAAATTCTGCTGAGGAAATAGACATGAAGGAGATTAATGAAGCGTTTGAGATTCATGGAAGTTCAGAGGGCCATCAGACTGATAGATTTAGCTCTATTGATGAAGATCAGTATGATATAGACGAGGATGAGTTGGATGCCTCATATGATTCAGAAACAGGGAGTGAACTGGAAAGTTTTGGCGAGGATGGTGATTCATTGTTCCATGATATCCCTGAAAATGATAGTAATGTTTCTGAAGTTTTAGGAGAGGAGGGGGGAATTGCTTCACTGAAAGCCGCTTTTGAAGCTTTAGCTGGAAAAACTTCTTTAAACTCCAACTCTGATGTGAAAGAACCTATTTCAGATACTGTAGACTCTTGCTACAACCCACCCAATCCTAGCATGGGGAAAAAGTGTCGGTTTGAAGATAATAATTCTCCTGGTGCATTGCATGTTCTCCCTCTTTATGCAATGCTGCCTGCGGCAGCTCAACTTCATGTATTTGAAGAAGTCAAGGAAGGAGAACGTCTTGTTGTTGTGGCCACTAATGTGGCTGAAACCTCTTTAACTATACCTGGGATAAAGTATGTTGTCGATACTGGAAAAGAGAAAGTGAAGAACTACAATTCCTCAAGTGGCATGGAAACATATGAAGTACAGTGGATAAGTAAGGCATCAGCTGCTCAACGTGCAGGAAGAGCGGGAAGAACGGGGCCTGGCCACTGTTACCGTCTGTATTCTTCTGCAGCATATAGTAACATATTTCCTGACTTTTCTCTGGCTGAAATATCTAAGGTCCCTGTGGATGGTGTTGTCCTTCTCATGAAATCCATGAATATTGACAAG GTATCCAATTTTCCATTTCCAACTCCTCCAGATGGTGCTGCCTTGGATGAAGCAGAGCGTTGCTTGAAGATTCTTCAAGCACTTGACAAAGGTGGAAGACTGACACCTCTAGGGAGGGCCATGGCTCATTACCCCATGAGTCCTCGCCACTCTAGGATGCTCCTTACTGTTATTCAAGTCCTGAGTAAGAAGAAGAGTTCCGGAGCTAATTTAGTACTAGCATACGCAGTTGCAGCAGCTGCTGCTTTGAGTTTGTCAAATCCTTTTGTCAGGCAGTTTGAAGATAGCCACAAAGAAAGCCATGAATTAAACGAGGATGGGAACATTAAAGTTATAGACAAGCTAGAGAAGTTGGGGAGGAAGAAACTAAAAGAAACTGTGAAAATGTTCCGTGAAAAATTTTCTAATCCCAGCAGCGATGCTCTGTCCGTAGCTTTTGCTTTGCAGTGCTATGAACTTGCAGAGAGCCCAGTGGAATTCTGTAATGCCAATGGTCTACACCCGAAAACAATGGAGGAAATGTCCAAGCTGAGAAAGCAACTACTCCAGCTTGTCTTTAATCAAAGTGGTGTTTGTGGTGGCGAGAATGACTTTTCATGGACTTTTGGAAGTCGGGAAGATGTTGAACATGTTTGGAGGGTTTCCCACGGTAAGAACCCTCTTTCATTGTATGAGGAAGAGCTCCTACGCCAAGCTATCTGTGCTGGTTGGGCAGATAGGGTGGCGAAACGCATTAGAGGAAGTTCAGTGTCATCTGAAGGAGATAgaaaagttcatgcagttcgatATCAAGCCTGCCTGCTTAAAGAGAGAGTGTTTCTCCACCGTTGGTCATCTGTTTCTAATTCAGCCCCTGAGTTTCTGGTATACAGTGAGTTGATACAGACAAGACGTCCTTACATGCACGGTGTTACTAGTGTAAAAACAGAATGGCTTGTTGAGTATGCTCGGTCTCTGTGCACTTTCTCGGCACCCCCAACAGATACCAAACCTTACTATGAGCCTCTTAATGACCGAGTATTACATTATGTCATTCCAGCCTTTGGTCCTCATTTGTGGGAGCTTCCACTACATGCTGATCCAATTGAAGACCATAAAGACCGAGTATCTGTTTTTGCTTATGGTTTGCTGAACGGCCAGGTGCTGCCATGTTTAAGATGTGTTGTCGAGTCTATGGCGGCCCCTCCTGCTACTGTTTTAAGGCCAGAGGCAGCAGGTCAAGCACGCGTAGGGAATCTTTTGGCCAAGCTGAGAGTGAAAAAGATAGACAGTTGTGCTATGTTAAGAAAGGTCTGGAAGGAGAATCCCAGCGAATTGAAAACAGAAATGCTAGACTGGTTTCAAGAGAGTTTCCGCCGCAAGTATTTTGAAACTCTTTGGTCGCAAATGCACGTTGAAGTTCTTTTAGAGCCCCAAGAACGATTCCCCAAGACAAGGAGGAGAGGAGAGCAAAAGTGA
- the LOC103408687 gene encoding sugar transport protein 10-like encodes MSRGAVVVVSGVRQNDGNITNFVLVNCLVAAWAGLLFGYDSGGVISREAFLRKFFPSAFKEREADNENMYCKPHNHLMILFTSSVYIAAMVSALVASPVTRAFGRNISMSISGATYLIGAILSAAAVNAVMLIIGRIFLGIGIGFALQSSIIFLSEMAPAFIRGALNFILQLNVTIGILVANFVNHSAGHIKGGWGGRVSLASAIIPALLLLVGSLFLPDTPNSMLDRGQPADKVKKLLRKIHGTSNVEVEFQDLVFATAAAKKVNSPMKNLLFHPKYRPYLVMCIFIPIFQQLAGINAITFYAPTLYKKLGFGHKASLMSSAITGVVNVVATCVSVAGVDTFGRRPLFLVGGVQMFICQMAVAAMMAIKFGISGHGNMSKSEADFLVILICFYVAAFAWSWGPLGWLVPSEICPLEVRSAAQALNVSVNMLFMFGIAQSSLTMFCHLKFGLFFLFAGFVLIMTVFVFFFVPETKNFRMEDMDRVWREHWFWGRYIPEPQEVSDCEMN; translated from the exons ATGTCGAGAGGGGCTGTCGTGGTTGTAAGCGGGGTACGGCAAAATGACGGTAACATCACCAACTTCGTGTTGGTGAATTGCCTGGTTGCTGCCTGGGCTGGTCTCCTCTTTGGTTATGACTCAG GAGGTGTGATTTCGAGGGAAGCTTTTCTGAGGAAGTTTTTTCCATCGGCATTCAAAGAAAGGGAAGCGGACAACGAAAACATGTACTGCAAACCACACAACCATCTGATGATTTTGTTCACCTCTTCTGTCTACATTGCAGCAATGGTATCCGCCCTGGTTGCTTCTCCAGTAACCAGGGCCTTCGGTCGAAACATTTCCATGAGCATTAGCGGCGCTACCTACTTGATCGGTGCCATCCTCAGTGCCGCCGCAGTGAACGCTGTAATGCTCATCATCGGTCGCATTTTCCTCGGCATTGGCATTGGTTTCGCCCTTCAGTCGAGTATAATCTTTTTGTCAGAAATGGCGCCGGCTTTTATCAGAGGAGCTCTCAACTTTATACTCCAACTGAATGTGACAATTGGGATTTTAGTGGCGAATTTCGTCAACCATAGCGCCGGACATATAAAAGGTGGATGGGGAGGGAGAGTTTCTTTAGCATCGGCAATTATTCCGGCGCTACTGCTTTTGGTCGGGTCTCTCTTCCTGCCGGACACTCCCAACTCCATGCTTGACAGAGGCCAACCGGCTGACAAGGTAAAGAAACTGTTACGGAAAATTCACGGCACGTCAAATGTGGAGGTGGAGTTCCAAGACCTTGTTTTCGCCACCGCGGCTGCGAAAAAAGTAAACTCGCCCATGAAAAATCTCTTGTTTCATCCCAAGTACAGGCCTTACCTTGTCATGTGCATCTTTATTCCGATTTTCCAACAGCTCGCCGGCATCAACGCCATCACATTCTACGCGCCGACCCTATACAAGAAATTAGGGTTCGGTCACAAGGCCTCACTTATGTCCAGCGCTATAACCGGAGTTGTGAACGTTGTTGCTACGTGTGTTTCCGTCGCGGGTGTGGACACATTCGGACGGAGGCCCTTGTTTCTTGTAGGCGGTGTACAAATGTTTATATGTCAAATGGCGGTGGCAGCAATGATGGCGATCAAGTTTGGAATTTCGGGACATGGGAACATGTCGAAAAGCGAAGCGGATTTTTTGGTGATTTTAATTTGCTTCTACGTAGCAGCATTTGCTTGGTCTTGGGGGCCATTGGGATGGTTAGTACCAAGTGAAATATGCCCATTGGAGGTGAGATCAGCAGCGCAGGCACTGAATGTATCTGTCAACATGTTGTTCATGTTTGGAATTGCTCAATCTTCCCTCACTATGTTCTGCCACCTCAAGTTCggtctcttcttcctcttcgccGGATTCGTGTTGATCATGACGGTTTTCGTGTTCTTTTTCGTGCCAGAGACGAAGAACTTTCGGATGGAAGACATGGACAGGGTGTGGAGGGAGCATTGGTTCTGGGGGAGGTATATACCCGAGCCGCAGGAGGTTTCTGACTGTGAGATGAATTAA
- the LOC103434256 gene encoding uncharacterized protein, whose protein sequence is MPCPPNSISYNGSQCACAVGYILNQTAASCVLFAASSTISTDGGVDSYAIRFAETIFSFDSIKKFTQSQAVFLEATLVLLLSWLCFCFFLRFMKLDNDGRSIWFRLRWWISRLDVCFATSHWLDDQKVVKKRKTELGGMFSIASWILFIGLFAALLYKTISKRSIEVHNVRATNAPDLAAFKNDMEFNITTVSSMSCSNLRGLGTLVTGNPGFIDYRVAPLSTFGNYSCRNTSIGPTINLRCSNCQPIQDNLYISWQFVDLPNNPAAAAGFQFTLSTRSHANKKHVSFVSGTLKNGSSLDDTPVTFRGTTTNILKFSLFPRIYHNHHDLRLIQPLFHEFVPGSFFSDASQLQASLENSKDGMLNSTLYVNFLSAYIVEIDNQNIMGPVRFLADLGGLYCICIGIFLCLLVQCEFRIKKLRNEDIVLRRIRNRRKAQDHWDKLRKYVMYTWGCKALDDYYENINKGSGCVSFGTQSFHRNGSSHKQRQQETAISFNRKLSLPKKKTLVQECSDTVGSMKSFTPGTTPNPEESSSHSAVRPHMQMESLGSTEDGKQQFVRASKEDSSPPKALTPTIDDIIPPPPSLELKDASEMDMSDVQKSLRSLHEYNVMLREKLVAAQSLFHSSATKSSSSVTETQT, encoded by the exons atgccATGTCCGCCAAACAGCATCAGCTACAACGGCAGCCAGTGCGCCTGCGCAGTTGGGTACATTCTAAACCAGACCGCCGCCAGCTGCGTCCTGTTTGCCGCCAGTTCCACCATCTCCACCGACGGCGGCGTCGACAGCTACGCCATAAGATTCGCGGAGACCATCTTCTCCTTTGACTCCATAAAAAAGTTCACGCAATCCCAAGCCGTCTTCTTGGAGGCCACGCTTGTGCTCCTGCTCTCTTGGCTCTGCTTCTGCTTCTTCCTCAGGTTTATGAAGCTCGACAACGATGGTCGGAGCATTTGGTTCCGGCTCCGCTGGTGGATCAGCAGATTGGATGTTTGCTTTGCCACTAGTCATTGGCTG GATGATCAGAAGGTAGTTAAGAAACGGAAAACGGAACTTGGTGGAATGTTCTCAATAGCAAGTTGGATTCTCTTCATTGGTTTGTTTGCTGC GTTGCTCTACAAAACCATATCAAAAAGAAGTATCGAGGTGCATAACGTTAGAGCAACAAATGCACCTGATCTGGCCGCCTTCAAGAATGACATGGAATTTAACATAACCACGGTTTCTAGTATGAGCTGTTCAAACTTACGTGGTCTTGGTACTTTAGTTACTGGAAATCCTGGCTTCATTGACTACAGAGTGGCTCCTCTGTCAACATTTGGGAACTACTCATGTAGGAATACGAGTATAGGACCAACTATAAATCTTAGGTGCAGCAATTGTCAACCAATTCAAGACAATTTGTACATTTCATGGCAGTTCGTCGATCTTCCTAATAatcctgctgctgctgctggatTTCAGTTCACTCTCAGTACAAGGAGTCATGCTAACAAAAAACATGTTAGTTTTGTTAGCGGAACCCTAAAGAATGGAAGTAGTTTGGATGATACACCAGTTACATTCAGAGGAACTACTAcaaatatattaaaattcaGTTTATTTCCCCGGATATACCATAATCATCATGATCTAAGGCTCATCCAACCTCTGTTTCATGAGTTTGTTCCCGGTTCATTTTTCAGCGATGCAAGTCAGCTCCAAGCGTCCCTTGAAAATTCCAAGGATGGAATGCTCAACAGTACATTGTATGTCAACTTTCTCTCTGCCTATATCGTGGAGATAGATAACCAAAACATTATGGGTCCTG TGAGGTTCCTTGCGGATCTTGGTGGCCTGTATTGCATCTGCATTGGCATTTTTTTGTGCCTTCTGGTGCAA TGTGAGTTCAGGATAAAAAAACTCCGCAATGAAGATATCGTGTTGCGGAGGATCAGAAATCGGCGAAAAGCTCAAGACCACTGGGATAAA TTGAGGAAATATGTGATGTATACATGGGGCTGCAAGGCATTGGATGATTATTACGAGAACATAAACAAGGGATCAGGTTGCGTTAGTTTTGGTACACAGTCATTTCATCGAAATGGATCATCACATAAGCAAAGGCAACAAGAAACGGCGATTAGTTTTAACAGGAAGCTCAGCTTGCCTAAGAAGAAG ACTCTGGTTCAAGAGTGCTCTGACACTGTTGGGAGTATGAAATCATTTACACCGGGAACCacaccgaacccagaagaaagtTCATCGCATTCAGCAGTCAGACCT CATATGCAAATGGAATCGCTTGGCTCTACAGAGGATGGAAAACAGCAATTTGTTCGTGCGTCTAAAGAAGATTCCTCCCCGCCTAAAGCCTTAACTCCGACAATCGATGATATCATTCCTCCACCACCGTCACTAG AACTGAAGGATGCTTCTGAAATGGATATGTCTGATGTACAAAAGAGTCTTAGAAGTTTGCACGAGTACAACGTTATGTTGAGGGAAAAATTAGTAGCTGCGCAGTCTTTGTTCCATTCTTCAGCTACAAAATCCTCATCTTCTGTAACAGAAACCCAAACGTAG
- the LOC103434255 gene encoding uncharacterized protein isoform X1, translating into MHFLLSMFNILFYFKSKRKEIWGGQLKLPKRTRGTWQDIIGLSRWQTLRWVRLYCLMSSDRRKYDDRLTREEPTHDQTPITVEANLNEERDFRTLCLSLSLSLEGLRNSWNLIQFFDNMSLTQFAMVEELASLVKDNLTCKHLILSVEESLVDFLQSDTSSSGVLELEPMNSYNRLLLHRLADIFGFSHESVGEGEDRHLILERCPETSIPSILVGDILWQYDEPSSPTTSHLLLKRTESPPVLRTKPPLLQHSLEEREAAYLAARERIFSRDLGEVNESVRQKPRSDPVVARRMIAHALGQRISPSSQGSPHEDCKASGGQTDELRVQGNVVDEADLTAESFQHTVSLSNRDMNSRGEVKNNHRSNRGPALTRSEKKTSQKQGDNNGRSGHGVDEEYIKREQVGAAKRMFANALGMRSGKNSSLSKCSEIKHDSTE; encoded by the exons ATGCATTTTTTGCTTTCCATGTTCAacattctcttttattttaagagcaaaagaaaagaaatttgggGCGGGCAATTGAAATTACCAAAAAGGACAAGAGGTACGTGGCAGGATATCATTGGTTTGTCACGTTGGCAGACCCTGAGATGGGTAAGACTATATTGCTTAATGTCCTCCGACAGACGCAAGTACGACGATAGATTGACAAGGGAGGAACCAACCCACGACCAAACACCCATCACCGTTGAAGCAAATCTCAACGAGGAGAGAGATTTTCgtactctctgtctctctctgtctctctctctagagGGACTGAGAAATTCCTGGAATTTGATTCAATTCTTCGACAACATGAGTTTGACCCAGTTCGCCATG GTTGAGGAATTGGCTTCTCTTGTCAAAGACAATCTTACGTGCAAGCATCTTATTCTCTCAGTGGAAGAGTCCTTGGTGGACTTCCTTCAGAGTGATACCAG TTCCAGTGGGGTCTTGGAGTTGGAACCAATGAACTCATACAACCGTCTTCTGTTGCATCGTCTTGCAGATATATTTGG GTTTTCCCATGAATCTGTTGGTGAAGGAGAGGACCGGCACTTAATTTTGGAGCGCTGCCCAGAGACATCAAT ACCTTCTATCCTTGTTGGTGATATTTTGTGGCAGTATGATGAGCCCAGTTCTCCAACAACTTCACACCTGTTATTAAAGAGGACCGAAAGCCCCCCAG TGTTGAGAACAAAACCACCTTTACTCCAACATTCACTTGAGGAGAGAGAAGCAGCTTATTTGGCTGCTCGAGAGCGAATATTTTCAAGAGACTTGGGCGAGGTAAACGAATCTGTCAGGCAGAAGCCACGTAGTGATCCTGTTGTTGCCCGCCGGATGATAGCGCATGCACTAGGCCAGAGAATCAGTCCATCCAGTCAGGGTTCTCCTCACGAGGATTGCAAAGCTTCTGGAGGGCAGACTGATGAATTACGTGTTCAAGGCAATGTTGTAGATGAGGCTGATTTGACCGCAGAATCTTTTCAGCATACAGTCTCCCTTTCGAACAGAGATATGAACTCACGTGGTGAAGTGAAAAACAACCACCGTAGTAATCGTGGCCCAGCTCTTACCCGAAGTGAAAAGAAGACATCCCAGAAACAAGGTGACAATAATGGAAGAAGTGGACATGGTGTAGATGAGGAATACATCAAAAGGGAGCAGGTGGGAGCAGCAAAGAGGATGTTTGCTAATGCCTTGGGAATGCGTTCAGGGAAGAATAGTTCTCTCTCGAAATGCAGCGAGATAAAGCATGATAGCACGGAGTAA